The Vanessa atalanta chromosome 2, ilVanAtal1.2, whole genome shotgun sequence genome has a segment encoding these proteins:
- the LOC125069550 gene encoding protein PRY2-like has protein sequence MTAPRDRRADDNVELLPLKSMLVNNNHREDEAYYPPSPVFNNNPSSSNLYDYTLLSKRTPASKRLLRSSQPAPTPLLTLCGAPPPSRKREELTALANLKKKVAPALLQHARKPWRNHEPTKEDSQPEQLDNRQKLLQRILLSKPVSMVVQWSEVRTAWQDSDFITECLCWHNVYRQRHGAPQLYMAPELCDYAQAWANHLAHTNKFRYRNDRDVGQNLYQRPVSDIQPDVTGQEVSSYWYAAVRQYNFFKDTDILHANVNAGHFTQMVWVATRFFGVGKARSRAGKVIVVANYSPPGNMSGQFETNVLPPLPDNFPDIPQPEH, from the exons ATGACGGCACCCCGCGACCGACGTGCCGACGACAATGTCGAATTATTGCCTCTAAAATCAATGCTAGTGAATAATAATCACAGGGAAGATGAAGCTTATTACCCTCCCTCGCCCGTTTTTAACAACAATCCTTCCAGCTCGAATCTGTACGACTATACGCTACTGTCAAAGCGTACACCGGCATCAAAACG ACTACTCCGTTCATCTCAGCCGGCACCCACACCATTGCTGACGCTATGTGGGGCTCCACCACCGTCTCGGAAGCGCGAAGAACTCACCGCACTCGCCAATCTAAAAAAGAAGGTAGCTCCTGCGCTCTTACAACACGCCAG GAAACCTTGGAGAAACCACGAGCCGACCAAAGAAGACAGTCAACCTGAACAGCTAGACAACAGACAGAAATTATTGCAAAGG ATACTTTTATCCAAGCCGGTAAGCATGGTAGTCCAATGGAGCGAAGTACGCACTGCTTGGCAGGACAGTGATTTTATTACAGAATGCTTATGTTGGCACAATGTCTATCGCCAAAGGCACGGCGCTCCTCAGCTTTACATGGCTCCTgag TTGTGCGATTACGCCCAAGCTTGGGCCAACCATTTGGCGCACACCAACAAATTCCGTTACAGAAACGATCGAGACGTTGGACAGAATCTCTACCAGCGTCCCGTAAGCGATATTCAGCCTGACGTGACCG GTCAAGAGGTATCATCGTATTGGTATGCAGCAGTTCGTCAGTACAACTTTTTTAAGGATACTGACATTCTGCATGCAAACGTTAATGCAG GTCACTTCACACAGATGGTCTGGGTGGCTACGCGTTTCTTTGGAGTGGGCAAAGCCAGATCTCGGGCAGGCAAGGTAATAGTAGTAGCTAATTATTCTCCTCCGGGGAATATGTCTGGGCAGTTCGAAACCAACGTATTGCCGCCCCTCCCGGATAATTTTCCAGACATACCTCAGCCAGAACACTGA
- the LOC125071179 gene encoding uncharacterized protein LOC125071179, which yields MLEADLFAYMNDSDEEDQRPNYNSDDEFIDNANEDHFVDKDDLDNNINVEFHRNAVTALNQCPTLKARKLCVFNLDYKLHHSDHYDIGGTYSKQNPNLWFYCTTTVCPGGNYLLNIFVCHRNTGSFKISISDIETHIQMKDLTVFSKYLLLPNKLISKTFRSSQADKNHYIKSFCFTKEVVDNLHKTLSIPIEIELTPKCPVDKDFLRKIKLKHCLSGMFQRQENTDFILESKNGNKFDVHKILLATHSNVLREIIKKSESNCAVVDMNDDEIEVLLEYLYSVSEKSVVDENSFKFLDVAYRFKLDNLIPLKQSEIIQKLTIKNAIEVAVLTEKYKLESIQKIVFEFIKKNPEVLETEGWKNLNDVVLTKKLFNICKHK from the exons atgctCGAGGCAGACCTGTTTGCTTATATGAATGACAGTGATGAAGAGGATCAAAGACCTAATTATAATTCTGATGATGAATTCATTGATAATGCGAATGAAGATCACTTTGTAGATAAGGATGATTTGgataataacattaatgttgAG TTTCATCGAAATGCAGTGACAGCTCTTAATCAATGCCCAACACTAAAAGCAAGAAAACTTTGTGTGTTTAATTTAGACTATAAGTTACATCACAGTGATCATTACGACATAGGTGGAACATACAGTAAGCAAAATCCTAATTTGTGGTTTTACTGTACAACAACAGTATGTCCAGGTGGAAATtatcttttgaatatatttgtgtGTCACCGGAACACAGGTTCATTCAAAATCAGCATAAGCGACATTGAGACACATATCCAGATGAAAGACTTGAcagtattttcaaaatatttactattgccaaataaattgatatcaaaAACATTTAGATCTTCTCAAGCAGATAagaatcattatataaaatcattttgctTTACAAAAGAAGTTGTTGATAATCTTCACAAAACTCTGAGTATTCCAATTGAAATTGAACTTACGCCAAAATGTCCAGTCGATAAAGATTTCTTAAGAAAAATTAAGTTGAAACATTGCTTGTCTGGTATGTTTCAAAGGCAAGAAAATACCGACTTCATTCTAGAATCTAAGAATGGAAACAAGTTTGATGTCCACAAAATACTTCTAGCAACACATAGCAATGTTTTAAGagaaattatcaaaaaatcaGAATCAAACTGCGCTGTTGTTGATatgaatgatgatgaaattGAAGTGTTGCTTGAATACCTGTATTCAGTTTCAGAAAAATCTGTTGTAgatgaaaatagttttaaatttttagatgTAGCCTACAGATTCAAACTTGATAATCTTATTCCATTGAAGCAAAGTGAGATCATccaaaaattaactattaaaaatgcAATAGAGGTAGCTGTACTTACAGAGAAATACAAACTAGAAAGTatacaaaaaattgtattcgaatttattaaaaaaaacccagAAGTACTTGAAACTGAAGGctggaaaaatttaaatgatgtgGTTCTAACGAAAAAGTTGTTTAACatatgtaaacataaataa